In Paenibacillus sp. G2S3, a single window of DNA contains:
- a CDS encoding DUF4430 domain-containing protein — protein MKKIVTSKFFVLGLAIFMVISILGTSLAPAGTIFAEAGVSTGLDESSDAAAQAERINVADATYTAAEFILKGGVQSDWQAIGLAQAGYKLPASYSLSLEKKVKDAEGNFANVTDYARIVLAVRAIGADPTNFAGSGTTPGYNLIEKIYNHDKISGQTLNNPVYALLALDSGKYNIPYNAKWTADKLIAEILSKQNQDGGFALTTGASEPDMTAIALTALAAHKRNPEAYTAGLQAVSWLSNAQDSHGGYGDSAESAAQAILGLTSFGVDPSGLEYTKNKVNLIGNLLSYRLADGSFAHSRGGSSNILATEQGLQALVAYNLLYKGSNSKLYDFSKSSVQNALIYAPVTVEGPKSTLVKGYGYASNVLGALEKLALQTNLKITNPSGAYVTGIGNIPAGSYGGYDGWMYAVSRNGQWINPDVGMSDFALKDSDQVLVYYAGDDTKLVDSVTVSKPSPKEGDSFTIVVTSKTWKWDAVTNTSSPVTAKASGVQVQIGNRIVTTNAKGEALFSGNVPAGDYKLTVTGYRDGKAPSIAKYTQDLKVIPKNVTASLTVEGPQRLIGEGTLKASNALEALQQLGSSNDFKVDITKSSYGNFVSGIHGITQGLYDGWWSFVVWRSGEWIYPSVGMDAFELQESDRVLVYYAGETTQVVDTAVVSSAQPKPGEAFTVTVSQKKWVWNKDTFTSDPVTSPAAGVQVSIGDKKAITNAKGVAAFDEGLPANTYTIVVTGYAKDSVPSVARYTQSLNIASDVIAPAKATATLSVIGNSKKGTILNSTTVSLKEGETAYSLLSSQLGDKVVTSGNAGSKYVKSIDGLAEFDGGPSSGWKYKTNRDSDPSISADSYILENGDTVYWYYSSGE, from the coding sequence ATGAAGAAAATAGTCACCTCCAAGTTTTTTGTACTTGGACTGGCCATATTCATGGTCATTTCAATTTTAGGAACATCTCTTGCTCCGGCAGGAACCATCTTCGCAGAGGCAGGTGTTAGCACCGGACTAGATGAATCTAGCGATGCAGCTGCTCAGGCGGAGCGAATTAATGTTGCGGATGCGACCTATACAGCTGCAGAATTTATTCTAAAGGGTGGCGTGCAGTCGGATTGGCAAGCGATTGGGCTAGCTCAAGCAGGATATAAACTGCCTGCGAGTTACAGCCTATCCCTTGAGAAAAAGGTGAAGGATGCAGAGGGGAATTTCGCAAACGTCACGGATTATGCGAGAATCGTACTCGCAGTAAGAGCAATTGGTGCTGATCCTACCAACTTTGCTGGAAGCGGAACAACGCCTGGTTATAACTTAATAGAGAAGATCTATAATCATGACAAAATCAGTGGACAGACACTTAATAATCCAGTATATGCTTTGCTCGCACTGGACTCAGGTAAATATAACATTCCATATAACGCGAAATGGACAGCGGATAAGCTCATTGCTGAGATTCTCTCCAAGCAAAATCAAGATGGTGGCTTTGCCTTAACGACAGGCGCTAGTGAACCTGATATGACAGCGATAGCTTTGACCGCTCTAGCGGCACATAAGCGTAATCCAGAAGCTTACACAGCAGGGCTACAAGCCGTATCTTGGCTATCTAATGCTCAGGATAGTCATGGAGGTTACGGAGATAGTGCTGAGAGCGCAGCGCAAGCTATTCTAGGTCTCACATCCTTCGGTGTAGATCCAAGTGGATTAGAATACACCAAGAATAAAGTAAATCTGATCGGTAACCTGCTGAGCTACCGTCTCGCTGACGGCAGTTTCGCTCATAGCCGTGGCGGAAGCAGCAATATTCTAGCTACAGAGCAAGGCCTTCAGGCGCTTGTAGCCTACAATCTACTCTATAAAGGCAGCAACAGCAAGTTGTACGATTTTTCTAAGTCATCCGTTCAGAATGCCTTAATCTATGCACCTGTCACTGTAGAGGGTCCTAAGAGTACTCTAGTAAAGGGATATGGATACGCCAGCAACGTGCTTGGTGCACTAGAGAAGTTGGCTCTTCAGACGAACCTGAAGATCACGAATCCTTCCGGTGCTTATGTCACAGGAATCGGAAACATTCCGGCCGGAAGCTACGGCGGCTATGACGGATGGATGTATGCCGTATCCCGTAACGGTCAATGGATCAATCCTGATGTTGGAATGAGTGATTTTGCGCTTAAAGATTCAGATCAGGTGCTGGTTTATTATGCTGGAGATGATACTAAACTTGTAGATTCGGTAACGGTGTCCAAACCAAGCCCTAAAGAGGGCGATTCTTTTACTATAGTAGTGACTAGTAAGACATGGAAATGGGACGCTGTAACGAATACGTCCTCCCCGGTTACCGCCAAAGCTTCTGGCGTTCAGGTCCAAATTGGAAATCGCATCGTAACAACGAATGCTAAAGGCGAGGCGTTATTCTCAGGGAATGTTCCAGCAGGTGATTATAAGCTGACTGTAACAGGCTATCGTGATGGAAAAGCGCCATCGATAGCTAAATATACTCAAGATCTAAAGGTGATTCCTAAGAATGTAACGGCTTCACTTACCGTTGAGGGTCCGCAACGACTGATCGGTGAGGGGACTTTAAAGGCTTCCAATGCGCTTGAAGCTTTGCAGCAATTGGGGTCTTCCAATGATTTTAAAGTAGATATCACGAAATCGTCGTATGGTAATTTTGTATCAGGCATTCATGGAATTACACAAGGTCTTTATGATGGCTGGTGGAGCTTCGTAGTATGGCGTAGCGGTGAATGGATCTATCCAAGTGTGGGTATGGACGCTTTTGAATTACAGGAATCCGACCGCGTTCTTGTATATTATGCCGGAGAAACCACGCAGGTTGTTGATACTGCGGTTGTCTCCTCTGCACAACCGAAGCCGGGTGAAGCTTTCACAGTAACTGTTTCTCAGAAAAAATGGGTGTGGAATAAGGATACCTTTACTTCCGATCCAGTGACTTCTCCAGCCGCTGGCGTGCAGGTCTCGATCGGGGATAAGAAGGCAATCACAAATGCTAAGGGTGTAGCTGCTTTTGACGAAGGTCTGCCAGCGAATACCTATACGATTGTTGTAACCGGGTATGCTAAAGATAGTGTGCCTAGTGTGGCGCGTTATACTCAGTCACTAAACATTGCTTCAGATGTTATTGCTCCCGCTAAAGCTACTGCTACCCTTTCGGTCATTGGGAATAGCAAGAAGGGCACGATTCTGAACAGTACAACCGTATCGCTAAAAGAAGGTGAAACGGCTTATAGCTTACTGAGCAGTCAATTGGGCGATAAGGTAGTAACATCCGGAAACGCTGGTAGTAAATACGTGAAATCTATAGATGGTTTAGCTGAATTTGATGGCGGACCTAGCAGTGGATGGAAGTATAAGACGAATAGAGATTCTGATCCAAGTATAAGTGCAGACAGCTACATTTTAGAGAACGGTGATACGGTATATTGGTACTATTCATCGGGTGAATAA
- a CDS encoding methyl-accepting chemotaxis protein, protein MKNMKVKYKIGILLVFSVVMLNIVGVTGFITMDKMTQKTKETYNENLLPISYVGQMRTNNRAIEAFLLERLISVDANKNKDLLESIKGKVQENNDLLNKLKTVQYNDSAILSKIKEYESSLTDYRAQRDSIIQIADSKGRQEAFQVFTGDFSISREKMINMLKGISDSLLKGAGDYNLESTATAERMKTKSLVLISFSWIICIVLSVAIIRLITKPLKELQGLMKRAEDGDLTVTATYTAKDEIGQINNSFNNMLESLRKMMQGIAESAELLSASSQEMSASAEQTSLASQMIAESSGEIAAGFDEQTESINRTSQSIQAMTNNISAVESSSFEMSDLMGVASGSTDRGVIAVDNIIEQMKEIDSGVSQSQEIISNLGQLSQDINTIITTINGIATQTNLLALNASIEAARAGEHGRGFAVVAGEIRGLAEATRNSSLKVTDIITHIQKQTEKAVESMASGSELVSNGVAQSQLVSQAFHEIQSSIKEATLQTEEIREAVAHVSLESQGVAAAMEQVNAISNRGAVGVQDTSAASQQQLSAMEEMSASAQYLAVLAEDLQKTLARFRL, encoded by the coding sequence ATGAAGAATATGAAAGTGAAGTACAAAATTGGAATTCTTTTGGTATTTTCTGTAGTCATGTTGAACATCGTGGGGGTAACTGGCTTTATCACCATGGACAAAATGACCCAAAAAACAAAAGAGACGTACAATGAAAACTTGTTGCCAATTTCTTACGTGGGGCAAATGCGTACAAATAATCGGGCCATTGAAGCCTTTCTTTTGGAGCGTTTGATTAGCGTTGATGCAAACAAGAACAAAGATTTGTTAGAGAGCATTAAGGGGAAAGTTCAGGAAAATAATGATCTATTGAACAAGCTGAAGACCGTCCAGTACAATGATAGTGCCATTTTGAGTAAAATAAAGGAATATGAGTCCTCCTTAACAGACTATCGTGCACAAAGGGACAGTATTATTCAGATTGCCGATAGCAAAGGTAGACAAGAGGCCTTTCAAGTATTCACGGGGGATTTTAGTATTTCTCGTGAGAAAATGATCAATATGCTTAAAGGAATAAGCGATTCGTTGCTAAAGGGAGCTGGAGATTATAATTTAGAGTCCACTGCTACCGCTGAAAGAATGAAGACTAAAAGTTTAGTGTTGATATCGTTCTCTTGGATCATTTGTATCGTGCTTAGTGTTGCAATCATTCGACTGATTACGAAACCTCTTAAGGAACTGCAAGGTTTAATGAAGCGGGCGGAAGATGGAGATTTAACCGTCACAGCAACGTATACCGCTAAGGATGAAATCGGCCAAATTAATAACTCATTTAACAATATGCTGGAGAGCTTACGGAAGATGATGCAAGGCATTGCGGAGAGTGCAGAGTTGTTATCAGCCTCATCGCAAGAGATGAGCGCTAGTGCTGAGCAGACCTCACTGGCTTCGCAAATGATCGCCGAATCTTCAGGTGAGATTGCAGCGGGGTTTGATGAACAGACGGAAAGCATTAATCGTACTTCTCAGTCTATACAAGCTATGACTAATAATATTTCGGCCGTAGAAAGTAGCAGTTTTGAAATGTCCGACCTTATGGGAGTCGCTTCTGGTTCAACAGATCGAGGGGTAATCGCCGTAGATAACATCATTGAACAGATGAAGGAAATCGACTCCGGCGTATCTCAGAGCCAAGAGATCATTAGTAACCTTGGGCAGCTGTCTCAGGATATAAATACAATTATTACTACAATTAACGGAATTGCAACACAGACAAACTTGCTAGCGCTTAATGCTTCTATCGAAGCAGCGAGAGCTGGAGAACATGGACGTGGCTTTGCTGTAGTTGCTGGAGAAATTCGGGGTCTTGCAGAAGCGACGCGAAACAGTTCACTGAAGGTAACAGATATTATTACGCATATTCAAAAGCAAACTGAAAAAGCAGTAGAATCAATGGCTTCAGGCTCTGAGCTAGTCTCTAACGGAGTAGCTCAAAGTCAGCTCGTATCTCAAGCGTTTCATGAGATTCAAAGTTCTATTAAAGAAGCAACACTGCAGACGGAAGAGATTAGAGAGGCGGTTGCGCATGTCTCCTTAGAGTCACAAGGTGTAGCGGCAGCAATGGAACAGGTCAATGCTATATCCAATAGAGGGGCAGTGGGTGTTCAGGACACTAGCGCAGCTAGTCAGCAGCAACTGTCTGCTATGGAGGAAATGTCCGCATCCGCTCAGTATTTAGCGGTGCTGGCGGAAGATTTACAGAAGACTTTAGCACGATTTAGATTATAA
- the qoxD gene encoding cytochrome aa3 quinol oxidase subunit IV, protein MKQLFPIRHVMGFLASLVLSVAALAVIYLDLSNTANMAILLVTALIQASLQLFLFMHIGESADTKKELYINIAYALFVGLVTIFGTLFIFVWGWYA, encoded by the coding sequence ATGAAGCAACTGTTTCCAATTCGCCATGTGATGGGTTTCTTAGCCTCTCTTGTCCTTTCTGTGGCTGCACTTGCTGTAATCTACCTTGATCTATCCAATACTGCGAACATGGCTATCCTGCTTGTTACAGCGCTCATTCAGGCTTCCTTGCAGCTCTTCCTGTTCATGCATATTGGAGAATCAGCGGATACCAAGAAAGAACTTTATATCAATATCGCCTATGCCTTATTTGTTGGCTTAGTTACGATCTTTGGTACGCTCTTCATCTTCGTATGGGGCTGGTATGCTTAA